A genome region from Strigops habroptila isolate Jane chromosome 12, bStrHab1.2.pri, whole genome shotgun sequence includes the following:
- the SNCB gene encoding beta-synuclein gives MEVFMKGLSKAKEGVVAAAEKTKQGVAEAAEKTKEGVLYVGSKTQGVVQGVTSVAEKAKEQASQLGEAAFSGAGNIAAATGLVKKEEFPADLKAEEVAQEAVEEPLVEPLLEPEGENYEEPPQEEYQEYEPEA, from the exons ATGGAGGTGTTCATGAAGGGCTTGTCCAAGGCCAAAGAGGGGGTGGTCGCCGCCGCCGAGAAGACGAAGCAGGGGGTGGCCGAGGCTGCCGAGAAGACCAAGGAAGGGGTCCTCTATGTCG GGAGTAAAACCCAAGGCGTGGTGCAAGGTGTCACCTCAG TGGCTGAGAAAGCGAAGGAGCAGGCGTCCCAGCTGGGTGAAGCAGCATTCTCAGGCGCTGGCAACATCGCAGCAGCCACCGGGCTGGTGAAGAAGGAGGAATTCCCTGCGGACCTGAAG GCAGAGGAGGTGGCCCAGGAGGCTGTTGAGGAGCCGCTGGTCGAGCCGCTGCTGGAGCCAGAGGGGGAGAACTACGAGGAGCCCCCGCAG GAGGAATACCAGGAATACGAGCCAGAGGCATAA
- the EIF4E1B gene encoding eukaryotic translation initiation factor 4E type 1B: protein MATGEQRRQEERRRRRAQQQELLLAESLGKHPLQNRWALWFFKNDKSKMWQENLRLITKFSTVEDFWALYSHIQPASKLSSGCDYSLFKDGIEPMWEDSQNKRGGRWLITLAKQQRHTELDRFWLETLMCLVGEMFDDYSDEVCGAVINIRTKGDKIAIWTREAENREGVIHIGRVYKEHLGLSQKVAIGYQAHADTATKSGSLTKTKFVV from the exons ATGGCTACTGGGGAGCAG cGGAGGCAAGAGGAGCGGCGGCGGAGGagggctcagcagcaggagctgctcctggcaGAGAGCCTGGGCAAGCATCCCCTGCAGAACAG gtgGGCGCTGTGGTTCTTCAAGAATGACAAAAGCAAGATGTGGCAGGAAAACCTGCGCCTCATCACCAAGTTCAGTACTGTGGAGGACTTCTGGGC GCTGTacagccacatccagcctgccAGCAAGCTCTCATCTGGCTGTGACTACTCTCTCTTCAAG GACGGCATTGAGCCCATGTGGGAGGACAGCCAGAACAAGCGTGGTGGGCGCTGGCTCATCACCCTGGCCAAGCAGCAGCGGCACACCGAGCTGGACCGTTTCTGGCTGGAGACG CTGATGTGCCTCGTTGGGGAGATGTTTGATGATTACAGTGATGAGGTGTGCGGGGCCGTCATCAACATCCGTACCAAGGGAGACAAGATTGCCATCTGGACCCGGGAAGCGGAGAACCGGGAAGGGGTCATCCACATTGG gcGTGTCTACAAGGAGCACCTGGGCCTGTCGCAGAAGGTGGCCATCGGGTATCAGGCCCACGCAGACACGGCCACCAAGAGCGGCTCCCTCACCAAGACCAAGTTTGTGGTGTGA